One window from the genome of Leptospira broomii serovar Hurstbridge str. 5399 encodes:
- a CDS encoding HD-GYP domain-containing protein: MNQPTNFSNTGDLTRLERFEFNDDVIRRFKQEEAIPVDFYNKNGQILIHRKNNASEADINRLQKFEAQGIYFLISERDKVTIKFDLPDSVHGRKVSFIKLVNPDLAVQLATDASSLLKELRDYPLNGNHVRKVSKAINEILEDFASSSDMEMGLLNVIEVMKGAGVETDSEILTKRTIISMAMKLRGLKALSSKDSEISKNQQINLMMASYMVDIGKSRMKLPVHKDLSQEEFEYVKNHPIISYLMIANLSTIQPQVKSAVLNSHRPYKGEGLNNNYPQTAILLQKLLGYYEKYKDDPTRAILVEDLQKQIQYLQSNTYSEDDPSIISISGEFASLSSKQDWREAYDSITSMKIILNNSFFSYNEKVVKDFFDFMALSLCENRSVLNPGDYVIVVSSDSQRKIHFETCVIKEINRNQTRPLLERIGSIRPILTNKGKIRIAGYDRKSFSPDRRKAIFNLGNAVDPRRVVYMIAPELDPPLFDLIDRNYRQTAPKSVA; encoded by the coding sequence ATGAATCAACCCACGAATTTTTCAAACACAGGCGATCTAACGCGATTAGAGCGTTTCGAATTTAATGATGACGTTATTCGTCGCTTTAAACAGGAAGAAGCGATCCCGGTCGATTTTTACAATAAGAACGGGCAAATTCTTATTCATCGAAAGAACAACGCTTCTGAAGCAGATATCAATCGTCTTCAAAAATTCGAGGCCCAAGGGATTTATTTTCTAATATCGGAGAGGGATAAAGTAACTATAAAATTCGATCTTCCAGATTCTGTTCATGGCCGAAAAGTATCGTTCATAAAATTAGTTAATCCTGACCTTGCGGTTCAATTGGCGACCGACGCGTCTTCTTTATTGAAGGAGCTTCGCGATTATCCGTTGAACGGTAATCACGTCCGAAAGGTTTCAAAAGCGATCAACGAAATTCTGGAAGACTTTGCATCTAGTTCCGATATGGAAATGGGTTTATTAAACGTTATCGAAGTCATGAAAGGCGCGGGAGTTGAAACGGACTCGGAAATTCTTACAAAGCGCACCATCATTTCCATGGCGATGAAACTTCGAGGACTAAAGGCTCTTTCAAGCAAAGATTCGGAAATTTCAAAGAATCAACAAATCAATCTGATGATGGCATCCTACATGGTTGATATCGGCAAATCTAGGATGAAATTACCTGTCCATAAAGATCTAAGCCAGGAAGAATTCGAGTATGTGAAAAATCATCCGATCATTAGCTATTTGATGATCGCTAATTTAAGCACGATTCAGCCACAGGTTAAATCGGCCGTATTAAATAGCCATAGACCGTATAAAGGCGAGGGTTTGAATAATAATTATCCTCAGACAGCCATATTACTTCAGAAGCTTCTCGGGTATTATGAAAAATATAAGGATGACCCGACTCGTGCGATATTGGTGGAAGACCTACAAAAACAAATTCAGTATTTGCAATCGAATACGTATAGCGAAGATGATCCGTCAATAATATCAATCTCAGGAGAATTCGCCTCTTTAAGTTCGAAACAGGATTGGCGAGAAGCGTACGATTCGATCACGTCGATGAAGATCATTCTGAATAACAGCTTTTTTTCTTATAACGAAAAAGTGGTAAAAGATTTTTTCGATTTTATGGCATTGAGTTTATGCGAAAATCGAAGCGTTTTAAATCCCGGCGATTACGTTATCGTAGTTTCTTCAGATTCCCAGCGCAAAATCCATTTCGAGACCTGCGTTATTAAGGAAATTAATCGGAATCAAACACGTCCTCTATTGGAACGAATCGGATCGATTCGACCGATCCTAACAAACAAGGGTAAAATTCGCATAGCGGGGTATGATCGGAAATCGTTTAGTCCTGATCGGCGCAAAGCTATTTTTAATTTAGGAAACGCAGTGGATCCGAGACGAGTCGTCTATATGATAGCTCCGGAATTGGATCCTCCTTTATTTGATCTTATTGATAGAAATTACCGGCAAACCGCTCCGAAATCTGTCGCGTAA